The Ziziphus jujuba cultivar Dongzao chromosome 1, ASM3175591v1 genome segment CAAGTTCGTGATTTAGTCATACATGTTGGAAAGTTTTGTCATACAGACCTCGAATCTCTAGGCATCATGAAACCCATTGTTCCCTGTGATATTCAGTTCCATTACAGGAATAAGGTGTGGCTAAGTTTGTTTAGTTCAAATTGGCTGTAAGTAAACCATTATTAGTTTCTCTTATCTTTATCAATCCCAGGTTGTAACTAAGATCAAGATACAGAGAAAACCGTGACATTTTTtccaatacaaatttttatgaatCCTGGAAGTTATTAATactattttaaaagaaaaacaactctCTGAGCATTTCTTTCTCTGCAGATGGAGTTCTCTTTTGGTTCTCAACAATGGTTACCTAAAGAATTAATAACAgagaaaaatgatggaaataAGAATTATGCATTGGGACTGCATGCTCCTGGATTTTTTGATAAGATTCTAAATGTTGACAAGTGCTTATTGCAAAGTGAGCCAGCCAATACGGTAATTTCTGTTTCATTTGTATTACCAAAAGTGTCTATATTATTAAATGCCAACAGTGTGCATTAGCTTTGGAAATTATCTTGTACTTAGCCTAGCACTGATATCCAGGATTGTTTTTTCCTGCAAACAGCATTTCAATGATATCAAGGATTGTTTTTCGTGCTTTTATTTGGATTGTATTTCTATCCAGTTGTTGACATGGTTTCTGGTGTATAGGTTCTTGCAGCTATCCAAGATTGTTGGAGAGATGAACAATTAGGTCTCTCTCCTTACAATGCACGCTCTCATGCGGGATTTCTTAAGCATCTAATGCTAAGGACCGGGAGGTATTGTGGTTTCTGTGATGCCCTGTATggttatatacatatgtgtgtgtgtgtgtgcatgtgtGTTATTGTTAATGTTATATAGTCATACTTCCAAACTGAAGGCAATGGCATGCAAGTAAAAACACATGTACTTGCAACTTAATAGTCCTCTTTATAATCTACAAATAAATCGTCATGGATACTACGACGAAGAAGAAAAGTTGAAAAGTAGAAGGATCCTtatacaaaaggaaaaaagaaaaggacatGGTAGCATCAAATCAATAGATATATAATCTTAAATAGGTCTACAGCTCTCTGACTGATAAACtgggaaaatcaatttttggaATACAATTTGATAATGTTAAGCTTGCTGCAAATGTTTTCAACCAAGGCATCATCATATAGACCAAAGAACAAACAAAGCTCTTAACTTTCAACTTATACTACACTTTTGTGGAGACTGTGTGTATATGTTGGTCTAGAGATAGATTTTTGAATACTTGTTAAGATGAAAAGTAGAAGTGTATTTGTACCATAAGATTTTATGATAGCTTGGAGAAACTATGTGATACTCCTAATTTATAAACATACCTGAAATTCAGTTTGCAGTTATTGTGCTTTGACTGATTGTTTTGCCACATGATGGTTTCAGTATACAGTGCAATCTATGGAATCATGGATATCTAAATGGTTGTAGGAAACATTGTATTCCTCTAATAAATAAAgctgtaacttttttttttttttttttttttgtgtagaaACCTGAAGACTGGTCTTCCTGAACTCATGGTTAATTTTGTAACTTCATCTTATGAACCAGAGCTTCTGAAGCCTCTAGTTGAGAGAATTAAAGTGATCCCTGAAGTGGTTCGTTTGGTTATATTCTTAAATTAGTTAATGctgaatataaattttgatcttATAAATTGAATGAGGTAGTAAGTTAATAACCAACCCAGCTCCTGCTACATATTGAACAGATGAATTCAGTTCCTTAGTAATCCCTGGATGGGACCAAGATCAGAATAACCTAAATCAACCAAAACCAAGCTATTCTGTTTTCTCTGAATCCAATCAGCAATCCTCAGTTTGGTGGGATTTCTTTATTGATTAATCAACAATGGTTTATGTAAATGCAGTGCAACTATTTTGTTGAAACATTTGGCTATCTGTTATTACTTTTGACTTTATGATCTGTCTCATAAAAATTCAGTTTACTTATTCATGGTTCTGTTACTATCTTTTAGTTTCAAGTTGAACTGATGATTTCCAATttctattaatcaattaatttttatgattgaTAGGTAAGCATCGTGAATAATGTAAATACTTCTGTTGGAAACACATCAGTTGGGGAGCAGGAATACACTTTGCATGGAAAATCTAACATCGTGGAGATCTTAAGAGGGCTTACATTTCAAATATCAGCGAACTCTTTCTTCCAGACAAATACTTACCAGGTATATAATTTGCCAGaaattaaaaccatatttttttcacattcatgaTTCAATAAGTACTTGCTTGAGTTTTGGTTGATGGTGGCTATCTATGATGTTGAGCGCATAACATCTAAAATTTCTAGGCAGAGGTTTTATATAAACTTATAGAAGAGTGTGCTGGTCTCAAAGGAGATGGCTCAGAGATCGTTCTTGACCTATTTTGTGGGACTGGCACCATTGGTCTGACACTTGCCAGAAGGTAGTtttccaattcttttttttttttttttttttggttcactGTTTTCTATTATCCATTTTGACATCCTGCTCTGCTTATTTGGTGCTATTTTCTAAGGGTCAAACATATTTATGGATATGAAGTAGTAGCTCAAGCAATCTCAGATGCTCGTCTGAATGCAAATCTGAATGGCATCCATAATGCCACATTTATTCAAGGGGAtcttaataaaattgatgaaagTTTTGGAAACAATTTCCCTAAACCAGATATTGTAATTTCAGGTGAGGAACTTGTTGCACGGCTTAAATTGTGTATATCAGTTTcttgtatataatataaatgtatTAACTACTTTGTTGTTTACGTAAATCGCGAATGAAATGGTTTTCTGTTATGGTAAGTTTTCTGTTGaggaaattttggatttttttttcccatagtGATTGTTAGACGATTTACAAGTTTGATTTTTAGGAGAAATGGGGCATATTACATGTACAATTGTCTGTAGTACGATATtaggtttctttttctttggccTTCTCTTTTAATCAGAATATACAAAATATTGTCTTACATCTCCATTGTAATCCTTGCAGATCCAAACCGTCCAGGAATGCATATGAAGCTGATTAAATTTCTTCTAAAGCTAAAGCCACAACGCATAGTTTATGTATCATGTAATCCTGCCACATGCGCACGTGACCTTGATTACCTCTGTCATGGAGTGGTATATACACGCCTTTCAGTAGTTGCCCTCATTTCTTTGGTTTTTCCGTCTAAATAAACTACTTGAAAGTTTCATGCAGATGGAGCAAAATATTAAAGGGTGTTACGACCTAAAGAGTTTACAGCCAGTGGACATGTTCCCGCACACTCCTCATATTGAGTGTGTTTGCCTGTTGGAGCTTTCTGACCATTCCAGTTAGATTCAAGCATCAGGTTCAAAATGCTTTTTTTGATAACCACCATTTATTGTGTAATTTGATTCTGTTTGTTAAGTGTCACATCATTAGATGCTCTTGTCATGTCAGCAACTTCAAATGTAAATTCTTTGATATCTCTTACAGGTTATGTGAAGCTTGCAAGTTGGAAGGGAACTATGGTCAATGGGGTCCGGAAGGAGCAATCAGAAGCTGTTTTAAACTTGTAGCAttgaggaaaaggaaaaatgaaaagatttcAGGTATACGTAGAATTCAATCCCATCTATGGATGTGTGAGGGTTTTCCAATAAATTGTCATCTAGGAAATGGGTTTGTTATTTATCAACCCACATTGAATTAGCCAAGATAGAGAGAAATATGAAACGAGAGGTTCTATTGCTAAGTTTGGCCAAGTGGAATCCTTAGCACTATAGCCTTGTAAAATATTGGCTCAACAATGTGACAAAGTGTAGAAGATTTGAGGAGGTGGAGGACCATGGGATTCTCCAGTGCAATACTTTGTTAGGTGCttttccaacattttttttttcctgaaaaatctaaaataaaaatataagttgAGATTAATAAATCTACGAGCTGTTCTTTCCAAAAACAAACAACTTTGGGAATACTGGCATTAAGTTTGTTCATTTGCATAATGCGAATTGAAGTAAAATATGATAAACTCAATTGAAATAATTATCTTATATAAACAATctcactaatatatatatatatatatatatatatatcatttacaACAATTTTCTCTACCGCATTTCCTCCGCATGTTTCAAATCCACAATCTCCTAAATGTGGTTAAAGATTCAATAAAGGAGCCGGGTATTACCAAACATTCAATAAAAGAAAGATTCATTAAAGGAGCAGGGTattaccataaaaaataaataaataaataaaggagcCTCCACAATCTTCCAGATATGGTTAAAGGTTCAATAAAGGGGCCGGgtattacccccaaaaaaaaaaaaaagaaaaaaaaaaggtggaaaaGGAAGGCCCGATCCAAGTAAATCACATACCTTAGACTAatagtcaaaaaagaaaattcttaaaaaataataataatataaagaaaataaatgtataaaagTCTTTGAAGGATAGAATTGAAAAATGTCCAAACAcgcaaattaaaaattaaaatcgaaGTATAATCCTCTAATCTTTTATATGGGTGGCTCTCATTAGTAGCTTATTCGGCGTCCATTGTGTgatacaaagaaaattaaagaatgataaagtcttttttttttttttttactgaaagATATGAAAAAGGCATTTAAAATTACTACTTTTTTaacgaaatttaaaattattgtttgtTTTGCCAGAATTAAAATGCAAACTTTTTATGAGGACTTCTTCCAGCATTCATCCCTTGTtgaataattacaaaaaagtCAACCTTCTGCTCAAAGATAATGTATCAAAAAACCTATCAAACCGAGTTAATTGCTACATGACTCAAAGAAAACCTATCTTACCGAGTTAATTgctacataaaatataaattctacTAGTAATGGCTCTAAGTGAGGATTTTTGGATGATTAAATggttttgtttataattaaaatgttatatgggattcaagccaaaaaaacaaaaaaaacaaaaaaaaaaaaaacaaatgttataTGGGAAAGTTAACATATAACAGtccattatattttttttaaaaacaaacagtCTATCATACTGACATGTTGGCAATGAGATCCACTAAATGATGGGTCACCACAGTAGTATCaaataacttatttatttatttatttttatgtataaccaaaaaataattatcacatCTCAAATGGGTTGGTATGGTGCTTAGAATTTAATCAAGAAAGCAAAAATTCTGAGTACTACCACGTTGGAGGCTACTTGATAATTATGAAACTATAAACATAAATGTATGCAGATTGTTCAATCAATATAGGTGTATCCACCACTAGGGGTTGCATGGTATACCAAACTTCTacctacaaaagaaaaaaagttcaaGTTGAGTCTAATTGTTATCATTTGACGATTCAAAAGTAAATGCAAATTTTACTCATATtaggtttaatttaattcaaatctttttttttttttttctttttatgtagtTCTGaactttaatgataaaaataatccGATTTGAGTAATTAATTTGAGATGTCCTTATTTCTTTTGGAATCATTAattgatattaatataaatgtattagtgtgttaatatatatatatatatatatatatatatctgttttCATACCTGCATATGACCTCATTAACGAATATTACAGATGTCCTAAAACAATGGCCACAGGAAAAAATAACACCAAGTATGGTGGCTTCTTCTTCATTGCAGTAGTTTTATCTTTCGTCTTCTTCAGTAATGAAATTTTTGACTGCAAGAGAGTTCAGACATATATGAAAAACGAAGAAGCCTCCCTGAAGCTTAATAAGAATGTAGTCAAAACCATAAAGGCTGtcatcaaatattatatatatatatatatataaagttctcAATGTTTTTACCTTCAAGTTATTGATGGTATATAGGGATGACTTTTTGCAGAGTGAAAGTGGTGATGTGGTAGATTGTGTTGATATTTACAAACAACCTGCTTTTGATCATCCACTTCTCAAAGATCATGTTCTACAGGTTTgacttttttctaatttattttacacCTTAATTGAATAAACGAGCTGCAATGACTTCTCTAATAGACTCGATGCTAATTTTATGTGTATGAATTTGATCTAGTGGATATTAATGCGATACTCAAGAAAGACTCTTTTTTATTAGGAGTTGGAatacttagttttaaaagaaatcaatatttacagtgttttttttttatctgataATTAGTTGAAACCATCGTATCCAAGTAGAAAGAGAACGGAAAATTTTGGTGAGGATCAGAAGGTGTTTGAAGCTTGGCTTGAACATGTAGAATGTCCAGAAGAACAATCCCTattttacaaaaacaaattttcaataataatcatCGTCATGCCAATAGAAATATCAATTTAGTACACAATGGCAGCATCCTGTATCAGGTTCCAGCAGGGCACgaggtatattatatatatatatatatactttcactttatgttaaaattataaataatacaattaatatAGGGCCATAGCCCATATGATATTATACGATATGTGATATAATAATggctttattaatttatttgtctgattagttatttatttattttcttagtaTGCCCAAGTTGTTGCACCGGGCAACGGTGGCAACTAGTATGGGGCAAATGCAAGAATAAATGTATGGAATCCGGCAATAATGGGCCCAGATAGGAGTATTGCTCAATTATGGGTTTCAGGAGGACCTCTTGATTTAATTAACAGTATGGAAGCTGGATGGATTGTAAGTTCATCTACGAAGAGTTTTCATTTCTCTCTctgattttcaagttttgg includes the following:
- the LOC132805006 gene encoding uncharacterized protein LOC132805006 — translated: MATMPSHGLRHLSTGQPSLRKFRFSTTVASVASSFTEDSEQAQPNTNNRADINNNNNNKPSSYFPKRGQSLELVCESLAFKGKGLCKVADTGFVVMCDRALPGERFIGRVTRKKGNYAEVTKVKTISPHWDFVDAPCEYASYCGGCKTQNLSYEAQLRAKEQQVRDLVIHVGKFCHTDLESLGIMKPIVPCDIQFHYRNKMEFSFGSQQWLPKELITEKNDGNKNYALGLHAPGFFDKILNVDKCLLQSEPANTVLAAIQDCWRDEQLGLSPYNARSHAGFLKHLMLRTGRNLKTGLPELMVNFVTSSYEPELLKPLVERIKVIPEVVSIVNNVNTSVGNTSVGEQEYTLHGKSNIVEILRGLTFQISANSFFQTNTYQAEVLYKLIEECAGLKGDGSEIVLDLFCGTGTIGLTLARRVKHIYGYEVVAQAISDARLNANLNGIHNATFIQGDLNKIDESFGNNFPKPDIVISDPNRPGMHMKLIKFLLKLKPQRIVYVSCNPATCARDLDYLCHGVMEQNIKGCYDLKSLQPVDMFPHTPHIECVCLLELSDHSS